In one Myxococcus xanthus genomic region, the following are encoded:
- a CDS encoding Ig-like domain-containing protein, producing MQPDSRPAMETPPPSPRGVAWLAPHSACHHGIRPALVHFMTSQTCLTALLGFGVLTACINVPDVVEPPELPDSGTPYVRLQLAGGATHVRDTVTVHVKTNGESTDDVELLLDGASLGNVTAPTEFAWDTSEHTEGQHSLTARVRLQNATWQSEPLVVTIDRTPPTIALRAPADGEADVSASHPIRVEFSEALHPDSLAALSVELLVNGESVARTLSLSESQRTLEIQAGVELPLPRDVEVKLTGVRDLAGNPVAAPLVSWSWNVPAWLPVGPRDGLVIEEGAATLSRLALREHAPQAAVVAFQVDNGVGVRRWTGQTWERLGTVLKPTSTTADLHFSNDGEPVVAFSHFFKREDEELNLVDVAETAIHRWAGAEWERFALTASDWDTAWPTNWPVQREAPSFAFDTTGTPFLAHATGAYSGFGCQGDVHLAVQTQSDGNWLQVDSPSRGAPEQCGIVSTPTLALNSSRLPVVAWAEVMHAGGTPTQDARIFVKQRTAVGWNALGGAIRHHSGGTFASQPVLKVSAADVPVLAWKESNPSGSGTTATDIFVRQWEDRQWKALGGPLSAAPGNTPADSPALALDSEGTPVIAWIEEEGTARRVHVRTWTGDAWLPFGTAPSAIPESNGAATVSVQLDTDGTPWVAWDASPGGAPPRIFVYRFNR from the coding sequence ATGCAGCCGGATTCCCGTCCGGCGATGGAAACACCGCCACCCTCGCCCCGTGGCGTGGCCTGGCTTGCGCCGCACTCGGCATGCCACCATGGAATACGTCCTGCACTCGTTCACTTCATGACCTCCCAAACGTGTCTCACCGCCCTGCTTGGCTTCGGCGTCCTGACGGCCTGCATCAATGTCCCCGACGTCGTCGAGCCACCGGAACTCCCGGACAGCGGGACGCCCTATGTCAGGCTCCAACTCGCCGGGGGCGCGACCCACGTTCGCGACACTGTCACCGTCCACGTCAAAACCAACGGCGAGTCGACCGACGACGTCGAGCTCCTGCTCGATGGCGCATCCCTTGGGAACGTCACGGCCCCGACCGAATTCGCATGGGACACCTCGGAGCATACGGAAGGGCAACACTCCCTGACTGCCCGTGTCAGGCTCCAGAACGCAACGTGGCAGAGCGAGCCACTCGTCGTCACCATCGACCGGACACCGCCTACCATCGCCCTGAGAGCGCCGGCCGACGGGGAAGCGGACGTCAGCGCATCCCACCCCATCCGGGTCGAGTTCTCCGAAGCGCTCCATCCAGACAGTCTCGCCGCATTGAGCGTCGAACTCCTCGTCAACGGTGAAAGCGTCGCCAGGACACTGAGCCTCTCCGAATCCCAGCGGACCCTGGAGATTCAAGCAGGCGTCGAGCTTCCGCTGCCCCGAGATGTGGAGGTGAAGCTCACCGGTGTCCGGGACCTCGCGGGGAACCCAGTAGCAGCGCCTTTGGTGAGTTGGTCCTGGAACGTCCCTGCGTGGCTCCCGGTCGGTCCCCGCGATGGGCTCGTCATCGAAGAAGGTGCTGCGACCCTGTCACGGCTGGCGCTGAGGGAGCACGCTCCGCAAGCCGCGGTCGTTGCGTTCCAGGTCGACAACGGCGTGGGGGTACGTCGCTGGACGGGGCAAACGTGGGAGCGACTGGGCACCGTCCTGAAGCCCACCAGCACCACCGCCGACCTCCACTTCAGCAACGACGGCGAACCGGTCGTTGCCTTCTCCCACTTTTTCAAACGAGAGGACGAAGAACTCAACCTTGTCGACGTGGCCGAAACGGCCATCCATCGCTGGGCGGGCGCCGAATGGGAACGTTTTGCACTGACCGCCAGTGACTGGGACACGGCGTGGCCTACGAACTGGCCCGTGCAGCGCGAAGCCCCCTCCTTCGCGTTCGACACGACGGGGACACCCTTTCTCGCGCACGCGACTGGCGCCTACTCGGGATTCGGCTGCCAGGGGGATGTCCATCTCGCCGTCCAGACGCAGAGCGACGGAAACTGGCTTCAAGTCGACAGCCCGTCTCGCGGCGCTCCAGAACAGTGCGGAATCGTCTCCACCCCCACCCTGGCGTTGAACAGCTCGCGGCTCCCCGTCGTCGCCTGGGCTGAAGTCATGCACGCTGGAGGTACGCCGACCCAGGACGCGCGCATCTTCGTCAAGCAACGCACGGCCGTAGGCTGGAACGCGTTGGGCGGAGCCATCAGGCACCACTCGGGTGGCACCTTCGCGTCTCAGCCTGTCTTGAAGGTATCGGCCGCTGACGTGCCCGTCCTCGCCTGGAAGGAATCCAATCCCAGCGGCTCTGGCACAACGGCGACGGACATTTTCGTGCGTCAGTGGGAAGACCGCCAGTGGAAGGCACTGGGCGGCCCTCTCAGCGCAGCTCCCGGCAACACCCCCGCGGACAGCCCCGCGCTCGCATTGGACAGCGAGGGCACCCCGGTCATCGCCTGGATCGAAGAAGAGGGCACCGCCAGGCGCGTGCACGTCAGGACGTGGACCGGCGACGCCTGGCTGCCGTTCGGCACTGCGCCCAGTGCGATTCCGGAGTCCAACGGCGCCGCCACGGTATCGGTCCAGTTGGATACGGACGGCACCCCCTGGGTGGCATGGGATGCCAGCCCTGGCGGTGCCCCTCCACGAATCTTCGTCTACCGCTTCAACCGCTAG
- a CDS encoding glycerophosphodiester phosphodiesterase has product MASSPLPFLRGLRPTLHIAHRGGAAVAPENTLAAFRQAVERYRTDMLELDLHLTRDGELVVAHDATLERCTDGTGPLAALTLAELQRLDAGFHFTPDEGRTLPFRGQGVRIPSFRELLRAFPNLRLNVELKPDVPGIEDTFAQVLQEEGALERVCMGSELDTVAERLAERLPSACHFYPRDALAAFVIALRGGDTPPEDPRYTVLDMPLYFGEIRLVDSDFLQQCAARGKWVNVWTVDDPAEMHQLLAEGVGGIMTDRPDVLRQIMDAPSKPG; this is encoded by the coding sequence ATGGCATCCTCTCCCCTCCCCTTCCTCCGCGGCCTGCGGCCCACGCTGCACATCGCCCACCGTGGGGGCGCGGCCGTGGCGCCGGAGAACACGCTGGCGGCCTTCCGGCAGGCCGTGGAGCGCTATCGCACGGACATGCTGGAGCTCGACCTCCACCTCACCCGGGACGGGGAGCTCGTCGTTGCCCATGACGCCACGCTGGAGCGCTGCACGGACGGCACGGGCCCTCTGGCCGCGCTCACGCTGGCCGAACTCCAGCGGCTGGACGCGGGCTTCCACTTCACGCCCGATGAAGGCCGCACCCTCCCATTCCGGGGCCAGGGCGTGCGCATCCCCAGCTTCCGCGAACTGCTGCGCGCCTTCCCCAACCTGCGCCTCAACGTGGAGCTCAAGCCGGATGTCCCCGGCATCGAGGACACCTTCGCCCAGGTGCTTCAAGAGGAAGGCGCCCTGGAGCGGGTGTGCATGGGCAGCGAACTGGACACCGTGGCCGAGCGGCTGGCGGAGCGTCTCCCTTCCGCCTGCCACTTCTACCCCCGCGATGCACTCGCGGCCTTCGTCATCGCCCTGCGTGGCGGAGACACGCCGCCGGAGGACCCGCGCTACACCGTGCTCGACATGCCGCTCTACTTCGGTGAGATCCGGCTGGTGGACTCGGACTTCCTCCAGCAGTGCGCGGCCCGGGGCAAGTGGGTCAACGTCTGGACGGTGGATGACCCGGCGGAGATGCACCAGCTCCTGGCGGAAGGCGTCGGCGGCATCATGACCGACCGGCCGGACGTCCTGAGGCAGATCATGGACGCCCCCTCGAAGCCGGGATAA
- a CDS encoding deoxynucleoside kinase, giving the protein MPRTTARTRSKPAQAAPAQEKAPAAPPRSRNTMRVKVPKARRFVALAGNIGAGKTTAAKMISQAFGYELFDEPVIDNRFLRDYYADMTRWSFTLQLEFLIRRVEHHELIHSYRRSCVQDRTLYEDPEIFAKYLHGLGHLTNAELDLYYEYFQRLSRHIIRPDKVICFEVGSVEVLLQRIRTRGREEEKGIRHQFLRGLNGYYASFPLVIQEKYGVDCLTMDVSKQDIRRGRGREEFLDRVSTFLS; this is encoded by the coding sequence ATGCCTCGCACCACCGCTCGCACGCGCTCGAAGCCCGCCCAGGCCGCCCCCGCCCAGGAAAAGGCCCCCGCGGCCCCCCCGCGTTCCCGCAACACGATGCGTGTCAAGGTGCCCAAGGCGCGGCGCTTCGTGGCGCTGGCGGGCAACATCGGCGCGGGCAAGACGACGGCGGCGAAGATGATCAGCCAGGCCTTCGGCTACGAGCTGTTCGACGAGCCCGTTATCGACAACCGCTTCCTGCGTGACTACTACGCGGACATGACGCGGTGGTCCTTCACGCTCCAGCTCGAGTTCCTCATCCGGCGCGTCGAACACCACGAGCTCATCCATTCGTACCGCCGCAGCTGCGTGCAGGACCGCACCCTGTACGAGGACCCGGAAATCTTCGCCAAGTACCTCCATGGCCTGGGGCACCTGACGAACGCGGAGCTGGACCTGTACTACGAGTACTTCCAGCGGCTGTCGCGCCACATCATCCGGCCCGACAAGGTCATCTGCTTCGAGGTCGGCAGCGTGGAGGTGCTCCTCCAGCGCATCCGCACCCGGGGACGCGAGGAGGAGAAGGGCATCCGCCACCAGTTCCTTCGGGGCCTCAACGGCTACTACGCCAGCTTCCCCCTGGTGATACAGGAGAAGTACGGCGTGGACTGCCTCACCATGGACGTGTCGAAGCAGGACATCCGGCGAGGCCGGGGACGTGAGGAGTTCCTCGACCGCGTCTCCACCTTCCTGTCCTGA
- a CDS encoding acyl-CoA thioesterase → MTDLSAKNPKDTEVVMTQLILPPDANNLDAAFGGKVMQWIDICGAVAAQRHCRQVVVTASMDDLHFHAPIKVGWVALLHGRVLAAFRTSMEVGVTVHAENPLTGERHLTTSALLTFVAIDKDGQRVPVPPLLMETDADRMAFQEAQTRRTLRLARQKENQSWLKVMTPIAGA, encoded by the coding sequence ATGACCGACCTGAGCGCGAAGAATCCGAAGGACACGGAGGTGGTGATGACCCAGCTCATCCTGCCTCCGGACGCCAACAACCTGGATGCTGCCTTCGGCGGCAAGGTGATGCAGTGGATTGACATCTGCGGGGCCGTGGCCGCGCAGCGCCACTGCCGGCAGGTCGTGGTCACGGCCTCCATGGATGATTTGCACTTCCACGCCCCCATCAAGGTCGGCTGGGTCGCGCTGCTGCACGGCCGGGTGCTGGCCGCCTTCCGCACCTCCATGGAGGTGGGCGTCACGGTGCACGCGGAGAACCCGCTCACCGGCGAGCGTCACCTCACCACCAGCGCGCTGCTGACCTTCGTGGCCATCGACAAGGACGGCCAGCGCGTGCCGGTGCCGCCCCTTCTGATGGAGACGGACGCGGACCGCATGGCCTTCCAGGAGGCACAGACACGTCGGACGCTGCGTCTGGCCCGGCAGAAGGAGAACCAGTCCTGGTTGAAGGTGATGACGCCCATCGCGGGTGCCTGA
- a CDS encoding HesB/IscA family protein: MDSTPTTSAAPAASPASQATPVAVRLTDAAIQQVKSVITAQGFEGYFFSIRVVPAGCSGLGYDLNLVKESKAGDTVWEQDGVKIASDPMSSQYLGGTEIDYVSAITGSGFKFNNPNAKSSCGCGTSFTT, translated from the coding sequence ATGGACAGCACCCCCACGACTTCCGCCGCCCCCGCCGCTTCGCCGGCTTCCCAGGCCACTCCGGTGGCCGTGCGCCTGACGGATGCCGCCATCCAGCAGGTGAAAAGCGTCATCACGGCCCAAGGCTTCGAGGGCTACTTCTTCTCCATCCGCGTGGTGCCCGCTGGCTGCAGCGGCCTGGGCTATGACTTGAACCTGGTCAAGGAGTCCAAGGCCGGTGACACCGTCTGGGAGCAGGACGGCGTGAAGATCGCCTCCGACCCGATGAGCAGCCAGTACCTCGGGGGCACGGAGATTGACTACGTCTCCGCCATCACCGGTTCGGGCTTCAAGTTCAACAACCCGAACGCGAAGTCCTCCTGCGGCTGCGGCACGTCGTTCACGACCTGA
- the moeB gene encoding molybdopterin-synthase adenylyltransferase MoeB: MARTFQTLLAGVKQEIREVSVDDVKRLLDARASVRLLDVREADEYAGGRLPGALHIPRGYLELRIESQVQRDEELVVYCAGGTRSALAAKTLKELGYERVASLAGGYNRWSDAALPVEKPFVLTAEQKERYRRHLSLPEVGEAGQAKLLQARVLLLGAGGLGSPAALYLAAAGVGTLGIVDSDVVDLSNLQRQVIHTRERQGQPKVASARAAIEALNPDVKVVGFEERLTSHNVLTILEGFDLVLDGGDNFPTRYLLNDACVMLGKPNVHGSIFRFEGQVTSFVPGQGPCYRCLYPAPPPPELAPSCAEAGVLGVLPGLIGLLQATEALKLILGQGAPLVGRLLTFDALGTRFQELKLRRDTQCPVCAPGATVELIDYERFCAAPTPA, encoded by the coding sequence ATGGCTCGGACCTTCCAAACGCTGCTGGCCGGAGTGAAACAGGAGATTCGCGAGGTCTCCGTGGACGACGTGAAGCGGCTGCTGGACGCCCGGGCCTCCGTGCGGCTGCTGGATGTCCGGGAGGCGGACGAATACGCCGGGGGCCGGCTGCCAGGGGCCCTCCACATTCCAAGGGGTTACCTGGAGCTGCGCATCGAAAGCCAGGTCCAGCGTGACGAGGAGCTGGTCGTCTACTGCGCCGGGGGCACCCGCTCCGCCCTGGCCGCCAAGACACTGAAGGAGCTGGGGTACGAGCGGGTGGCCTCCCTGGCCGGCGGCTACAACCGGTGGAGTGACGCCGCCCTGCCAGTGGAGAAGCCCTTCGTCCTCACCGCCGAGCAGAAGGAGCGCTACCGCCGCCACCTGAGCCTCCCCGAGGTAGGCGAGGCGGGCCAGGCCAAGCTGCTTCAAGCCCGCGTCCTGCTGCTGGGGGCCGGCGGGCTGGGCTCGCCGGCGGCGCTGTACCTCGCGGCCGCGGGCGTCGGAACGCTAGGCATCGTCGACTCGGACGTGGTCGACCTGAGCAACCTCCAGCGGCAGGTCATCCACACGCGCGAGCGTCAGGGCCAGCCCAAGGTAGCCAGCGCCCGAGCCGCGATTGAAGCGCTCAATCCGGACGTCAAGGTGGTGGGCTTCGAGGAGCGCCTCACCTCGCACAACGTGTTGACGATTCTGGAGGGCTTCGACCTGGTGCTGGACGGAGGGGACAACTTCCCCACGAGGTACCTGCTCAATGACGCATGCGTCATGCTCGGCAAGCCCAACGTCCACGGCTCCATCTTCCGCTTCGAGGGCCAGGTGACGTCCTTCGTCCCCGGCCAGGGCCCCTGCTACCGCTGCCTCTACCCCGCCCCGCCCCCGCCCGAGCTGGCGCCCTCGTGTGCGGAGGCAGGCGTCCTGGGCGTGCTGCCCGGACTCATCGGTCTGCTCCAGGCCACCGAGGCGCTCAAGCTCATCCTCGGCCAGGGTGCCCCCCTGGTGGGGCGGCTCCTCACCTTCGACGCGCTGGGTACCCGCTTCCAGGAGCTCAAGCTGCGTCGGGACACGCAGTGCCCCGTGTGCGCGCCGGGCGCGACGGTGGAGCTCATCGACTACGAGCGCTTCTGCGCCGCCCCCACGCCCGCCTGA
- a CDS encoding rhodanese-like domain-containing protein: MPIPEIAPARLAELLAGPAESRPALLDVRFPTENAWVALPDSLLIPLPELEERAEELEALRGRPVVVYCHHGVRSLDGAAYLMSLGIDAVSLRGGIDLYSLQVDPSLPRY; the protein is encoded by the coding sequence ATGCCCATTCCCGAGATTGCCCCCGCCCGCCTCGCCGAGCTGCTCGCCGGCCCCGCGGAGTCCCGCCCCGCGCTGCTCGACGTGCGTTTTCCCACGGAGAATGCGTGGGTCGCCCTGCCGGACTCGCTACTGATTCCCCTGCCTGAGTTGGAAGAGCGCGCGGAGGAACTGGAAGCCCTGCGCGGCCGGCCCGTGGTGGTCTACTGCCACCATGGCGTGCGCAGCCTGGACGGCGCGGCCTACCTGATGTCGCTGGGCATCGACGCGGTGTCGCTGCGAGGCGGCATCGACCTGTACTCCCTGCAGGTGGACCCCAGCCTGCCCCGCTACTGA
- a CDS encoding serine/threonine protein kinase codes for MNPQSFGKYQLLKKLATGGMAEVWLARQTGIEGFHKNLVVKRILPHLAEDREFVEMFRNEALIAARFNHPNIAQVYEFGEANGTYYIAMEFIHGEDLGRVMRKAASTGQWVARPLAIRIVAAACEGLHYAHSRTDDAGRPLRVVHRDISPQNILISFDGSVKLVDFGIAKAADQASLTKSGAIKGKFAYMAPEQAAGKPLDGRADIFAIGLVLYELLTGVRPLKRDSELATLQAAMECAIAAPSQVADVPEEMDPVVMRAIAKNSDDRYRDARQFQMALEEILVGQRWVAGSVQISELMETLFADRLAEEKAQGQVVPVGEDSANSGTPMPPTPPPQERGRSRTSAAADMNWEAPPGEASVRQRGSSSRTSMGPRRTSAAVPAVEPDEQGEWDAPSGIEEAPPPRRSRTSAELRRPSNPNSTQIARTSSRSDLSRTGMGEPPPPRRSATRAAQIVEDPGPPPSRSRASMAAVDERTRMEDEELDDERTMLPPPEPAPPPRRRTGMHSGIHPSEAPPRRRTSSRAEMPSPPPRSRTSSVALSRSRAEDAEVDRALEKSARSARAGVAKRNIATVGFIVGLVAVGVVFHKPILSVLNSRASDGQSVTLSVNTNEKVKVSVRHTERCGSPQPVTELGETPLVNATGVHLQDTLILVNEQQGIYKEEVDTLAFGEPGQAKSFTYEFRRGQLQLTLKPDGLRGISVKRNGQDQGTYLGNKGMKLDLMEGRHKLELQGGPLKEPFMFEVEIKPGLINKQTEDLSAFVG; via the coding sequence ATGAACCCTCAATCATTCGGGAAATATCAGCTTCTTAAGAAGCTCGCCACGGGCGGCATGGCCGAGGTCTGGCTGGCGCGCCAGACGGGCATCGAGGGGTTCCACAAGAACCTCGTGGTGAAGCGCATCCTCCCGCACCTCGCGGAGGACCGTGAGTTCGTGGAGATGTTCCGGAACGAGGCGCTGATTGCCGCGCGCTTCAATCATCCGAACATCGCCCAGGTCTACGAGTTCGGCGAGGCCAACGGCACCTATTACATCGCCATGGAGTTCATCCACGGCGAGGACCTGGGCCGGGTGATGCGCAAGGCCGCCAGCACGGGGCAGTGGGTGGCGCGGCCGCTGGCCATTCGCATCGTCGCCGCCGCTTGCGAGGGCCTGCACTACGCCCACAGCCGCACGGATGACGCCGGCCGGCCCCTGCGCGTGGTGCACCGCGACATCTCGCCGCAGAACATCCTGATCAGCTTCGACGGCTCGGTGAAGCTGGTGGACTTCGGCATCGCCAAGGCCGCGGATCAGGCGTCGCTCACGAAGTCGGGCGCCATCAAGGGCAAGTTCGCGTACATGGCGCCGGAGCAGGCCGCCGGCAAGCCGCTGGACGGGCGCGCGGACATCTTCGCCATCGGCCTGGTGCTCTACGAACTGCTCACGGGCGTGCGTCCGTTGAAGCGCGACTCGGAGTTGGCCACGCTGCAGGCCGCCATGGAGTGCGCCATCGCCGCGCCCTCTCAGGTGGCGGACGTTCCGGAGGAGATGGACCCGGTGGTGATGCGGGCCATCGCGAAGAACTCGGACGACCGCTACCGGGACGCGCGCCAGTTCCAGATGGCGCTCGAGGAGATTCTCGTCGGGCAGCGCTGGGTGGCCGGCTCGGTGCAGATCTCCGAGCTGATGGAGACGCTCTTCGCCGACCGTCTGGCCGAGGAGAAGGCCCAGGGCCAGGTGGTTCCCGTGGGCGAGGACTCCGCGAACTCCGGCACGCCCATGCCGCCCACGCCGCCGCCGCAGGAGCGTGGCCGCAGCCGCACCTCCGCCGCCGCGGACATGAACTGGGAGGCGCCTCCGGGCGAGGCCTCGGTTCGCCAGCGCGGCTCGTCTTCCCGCACGTCCATGGGGCCCCGGCGCACCTCGGCCGCGGTGCCCGCGGTGGAGCCCGACGAACAGGGGGAGTGGGATGCGCCGTCCGGAATCGAGGAGGCCCCGCCGCCGCGCCGGAGCAGGACGTCCGCGGAGCTGCGCCGTCCGTCCAACCCCAACTCCACGCAGATTGCACGGACGAGCTCCCGTTCGGACCTGAGCCGGACCGGCATGGGCGAGCCGCCCCCGCCTCGCCGCTCCGCCACGCGCGCCGCCCAAATCGTGGAGGACCCGGGGCCGCCTCCGTCCCGCTCGCGCGCGAGCATGGCGGCGGTCGATGAGCGCACCCGGATGGAGGACGAGGAGCTGGACGACGAGCGGACCATGCTTCCGCCGCCGGAGCCCGCGCCGCCTCCTCGCCGCCGGACTGGGATGCATTCCGGCATCCACCCCTCCGAGGCCCCTCCGCGCCGCCGCACGTCGAGCCGCGCGGAGATGCCGTCGCCCCCGCCGCGTTCGAGGACGTCGAGCGTGGCCCTGTCGCGTTCGCGCGCCGAGGACGCCGAGGTGGACCGGGCGCTGGAGAAGTCCGCGCGGAGCGCTCGCGCGGGTGTGGCCAAGCGCAACATCGCCACCGTCGGGTTCATCGTGGGGCTGGTGGCCGTGGGGGTGGTGTTCCACAAGCCCATCCTCTCGGTGCTCAACAGCCGCGCCTCCGACGGGCAGTCGGTGACGCTGTCGGTCAACACCAACGAGAAGGTGAAGGTCTCGGTGCGCCACACCGAACGCTGCGGCAGTCCGCAGCCGGTGACGGAGCTGGGGGAGACACCCCTCGTCAATGCGACGGGCGTCCATCTCCAGGACACGCTCATCCTGGTGAATGAGCAGCAGGGCATCTACAAGGAGGAGGTCGACACGCTCGCCTTCGGTGAGCCCGGTCAGGCCAAGTCCTTCACCTACGAGTTCCGCCGGGGCCAGCTCCAGCTGACGCTGAAGCCGGACGGTCTGCGCGGCATCTCCGTGAAGCGCAATGGCCAGGACCAGGGCACCTACCTGGGCAACAAGGGCATGAAGCTCGACCTCATGGAGGGCCGCCACAAGCTGGAGCTGCAGGGCGGGCCCCTGAAGGAGCCCTTCATGTTCGAGGTCGAGATCAAGCCCGGCCTCATCAACAAGCAGACCGAAGACTTGTCCGCCTTCGTGGGCTAG
- a CDS encoding VTC domain-containing protein, with protein sequence MLSFAEGEVTKLRREFKLVLEEKTAAALGTRLSLELEGHLPSPTRIVSVYFDRPGGPLAARALLTPEDCLKVRTKEYSPDRGADGEARVVLEVKRERHGLTQKRRVWVPRSDLGRVLRGGASLLPLIAGGSLSPVLAVTYTRHVYQSSQAWRATVDQDIRYHRIAPEQALSQLALSVERLEPAQWVEPRVVVEVKHLGHELPEWLASLNPGGAPAYSKFAEGMAKVHAFAADGVAGG encoded by the coding sequence ATGCTGTCGTTCGCGGAAGGTGAAGTCACCAAGCTCCGGCGGGAATTCAAGCTGGTGCTGGAAGAGAAGACGGCCGCGGCCCTGGGCACGCGCCTGTCGCTGGAGCTGGAGGGGCACCTGCCGTCGCCCACGCGCATCGTGTCCGTGTACTTCGACCGGCCCGGTGGCCCGCTGGCGGCGCGGGCCCTGCTCACTCCGGAAGACTGTCTCAAGGTTCGGACGAAGGAGTACTCACCGGACCGGGGCGCGGACGGCGAGGCGCGGGTGGTGCTGGAGGTGAAACGAGAGCGCCACGGCCTCACGCAGAAGCGCCGCGTCTGGGTGCCGCGCTCGGACCTGGGCCGCGTGCTGCGCGGCGGGGCCAGCCTGCTGCCGCTCATCGCCGGAGGCAGCCTCAGCCCAGTGCTGGCCGTGACGTACACGCGCCACGTGTACCAGTCGTCGCAGGCGTGGCGGGCGACGGTGGATCAGGACATTCGCTACCACCGGATTGCGCCGGAGCAGGCGCTGTCCCAACTTGCGTTGTCGGTGGAGCGGCTGGAGCCGGCGCAGTGGGTGGAGCCACGAGTGGTGGTGGAGGTGAAGCATCTCGGGCACGAGCTGCCCGAGTGGCTGGCGTCGCTCAATCCGGGCGGCGCGCCGGCCTACAGCAAGTTCGCAGAGGGAATGGCGAAGGTCCACGCTTTCGCCGCGGATGGCGTCGCAGGGGGATAG
- the tmk gene encoding dTMP kinase, with protein sequence MFIDFEGIDGSGKTTLSNLLAAKLKRLGYRVAHAREGGELQAPAARRIRELTRDSRLLEMSPRTEFFLNLARDAQQLDEVVAPALSRGEVCITDRYLYSQLALSGGGRGLPMDELRPACELASQGLWPDLVILVDVDPDLARLRKRLGKLQSKRVSDGDSRKGLVGAGLAVRVRESFLEMARKDPQRWIILENNDVPLRVLEQRLVDAVVARLEGREQQVQRIVPAPARPRNASPTTLENLEERFFQTLDTVEQREPALAVWMLSGIPGLAAHQKRLAFAERFPGLTARGMAGLADVPAMGLREVLADLAPAEVAFSLTGRMDSRAAMLRQRLYAQAPTEVLASLKNDGSTPAWALRERAMRDGRLADVLAGLAGQDCEESWLVREAGMQRKLFSEVASSLTSVPGARADALREVLLPHDRLAVLRSTLGLDTPVARGLREALAGKALKLVLRSLTGLDTEEAWTLRERGAPQTKEALDSVDGMDGTRAWKLRVDHLGRWPTTALSSLKGLPMGPHAQALIERVLAEQPDRLPVLRNAYAVAATARALAQQPARTVRVGTSPRMEA encoded by the coding sequence GTGTTCATCGACTTCGAGGGAATTGACGGAAGCGGCAAGACGACGCTCTCCAACCTGCTGGCCGCGAAGCTGAAGCGGCTGGGCTACCGGGTGGCGCATGCGCGGGAGGGCGGCGAGCTGCAGGCGCCCGCGGCGCGGCGCATCCGGGAGCTGACGCGAGACTCCCGGCTGCTGGAGATGTCTCCACGCACGGAGTTCTTCCTCAACCTGGCGCGGGACGCCCAACAACTGGATGAAGTGGTGGCGCCCGCGCTGTCCCGGGGCGAGGTGTGCATCACCGACCGCTACCTGTACTCACAACTGGCGCTCAGCGGTGGAGGCCGCGGGCTGCCCATGGACGAGCTGCGACCCGCGTGCGAGCTGGCCTCGCAGGGCCTGTGGCCGGACCTGGTCATCCTGGTGGACGTGGATCCGGACCTCGCCCGGCTGCGCAAGCGCCTGGGCAAGCTCCAAAGCAAGCGCGTCAGTGATGGGGACAGCCGGAAGGGACTGGTGGGCGCGGGCCTGGCGGTGCGCGTGCGCGAGTCCTTCCTGGAGATGGCGCGGAAGGATCCGCAGCGGTGGATCATCCTGGAGAACAACGACGTCCCTCTGCGCGTGTTGGAGCAGCGGCTGGTGGACGCCGTCGTCGCCCGGCTGGAGGGGCGCGAGCAGCAGGTGCAGCGCATCGTCCCGGCGCCGGCCCGGCCACGGAATGCCAGCCCCACCACGCTCGAGAACCTGGAAGAGCGATTCTTCCAGACGCTGGACACCGTGGAGCAGCGCGAACCGGCGCTCGCGGTGTGGATGTTGAGCGGAATCCCGGGCCTGGCCGCGCACCAGAAGCGCCTGGCCTTCGCGGAGCGCTTCCCGGGCCTCACCGCGCGCGGCATGGCGGGCCTGGCTGACGTACCGGCCATGGGCCTGCGCGAGGTGCTGGCGGACCTGGCGCCCGCGGAGGTGGCCTTCAGCCTCACGGGCCGCATGGACTCGCGCGCGGCCATGTTGCGGCAGCGGCTGTACGCGCAGGCCCCCACGGAGGTGCTGGCGAGCCTCAAGAACGATGGCTCGACCCCGGCGTGGGCCCTGCGCGAGCGCGCCATGCGGGACGGGCGGCTGGCGGACGTGCTCGCGGGGCTCGCCGGCCAGGACTGCGAGGAGTCCTGGTTGGTGCGCGAGGCGGGCATGCAGCGCAAGCTGTTCTCGGAGGTGGCGAGCAGCCTCACCAGTGTCCCGGGGGCGCGGGCGGATGCGCTGCGCGAAGTCCTGCTGCCGCATGACCGGCTGGCGGTGCTGCGCAGCACCCTGGGCCTGGACACACCGGTGGCCCGAGGCCTGCGAGAGGCCCTGGCGGGCAAGGCGCTGAAGCTGGTGCTCCGCTCGCTGACGGGCCTGGACACCGAGGAAGCCTGGACGCTGCGCGAGCGCGGCGCGCCGCAAACGAAGGAGGCGCTGGATTCGGTGGACGGCATGGATGGCACGCGGGCCTGGAAGCTGCGTGTGGACCATCTGGGCCGGTGGCCCACCACCGCGCTGTCCTCCTTGAAGGGACTGCCCATGGGGCCGCACGCGCAGGCGCTCATCGAGCGTGTGCTGGCGGAACAGCCAGACCGGCTGCCGGTGCTGCGCAACGCCTACGCCGTAGCGGCGACCGCACGGGCGCTCGCGCAGCAGCCCGCGCGCACGGTCCGCGTGGGCACCTCTCCCCGAATGGAAGCCTAG